TCCCTTTCCGAAGCCGGACATCGACTACACGTACGACGTGGCCGCCGAAAAACGCGCGTTGCGTGCCCACCGGAAGTTTCGCGGAATCCCCGCCAGAACCGCCGACGCCGCGCTGATCGCCACCTGGAACATCGCCAACCTCGGTACGCAGCTGCGGCGCGATACCGACTTTGCGCTCATCGCCGAGATGCTCTCCTGGTTCGACATCGTCGCGGTACAGGAGGTCAACGACAACTTCGCCGATCTGGTCTACATCGTGCAGCTCATGGGCACGAAGTACCGGTACGTGATGTCCGATGCCGCGGGCAACAACGAGCGCATGGCGTTCGTGTACGACTCGCGGAAGATCAAACTCGCCGAGGAGATCGGCGAAGTGGCCTTTCCGCCGTCACAGTACAAATCGGTGCGCGTGGACGGCGTGACCGGCGCGTTTGCCGGATTCGACCGCAGTCCGTATCTCGCGACATTCGTGGCGGATCATTTCAGTCTGACCCTGCTCAACGTGCATCTCTATTTTGGTGGTGAACAGGAGGCGCACATCCATCGTCGGGCGCTGGAAACCGCGGCAGTGGCACGCTGGTCGCGGATCCGGGCGGGCAGCAAGTACGCGACCACACGCGACGTGCTGGCGCTGGGTGACTTCAACATGCCGCGCGGGGAGCCCGGAAACCTCGTGTACGGTGCCGCCACGCAGGCGGGGCTCAAACGGCCGCTGCATTCTTCACAGGTGGCCTCGGCCATCGCGTCCGACAATCAGTACGATCAGATCCTGTACTTTCCCGAACAGACCGAACCGAAGCTCAAAGCCATGGGCGTGTTCGACTACGACACGGCCATCTTCAGCTCACTCTGGCAGGGCGCGGCGGCGCAGGATCGCGTGAAGTTCTCCGCGTACCTGCGATACTACATGTCGGACCACCGGCCGGTGTGGTGTCAGATGAGTATGCGCGAGGAGTGACAACGGGTTGTGGGGAGACGTTCCGGGTCCTGGGCTTGGGGTTTGGAGTCGACCAGCCGCGTATCGCGGTTACAGGACGCGAGTCTCGTCACGCGTTACCCGGAACCCGGTTGTTCACCCCCCAAACCCACGTCCCCACAACCCGGAACCCTCTGCTCAATTCCCCGTCGTCGCCTTGCCTGTCTTCGGCGTGTTCCACTCGCCACGCAGCCAGTCCACCACCATCTCGATCTCGCGAGGCGTCAGACTCTTCTCGGTGCCGAATGACGGCATGCGATCGTTGTCCCGCCCGAAGAACCGCTGATGTGCCGGATCGTGCACGAACGCGATCGTCCAGTCGCGTGAACCCCAGTCGGTGAGTTCGGGACTGTCGGTGCCCACGTCCTGGAACTTGTGGCACTCGGCGCAGCCGCTCGACGTGTTGCGCATGAACGCGATA
The window above is part of the Gemmatimonas aurantiaca genome. Proteins encoded here:
- a CDS encoding endonuclease/exonuclease/phosphatase family protein gives rise to the protein MPPFPKPDIDYTYDVAAEKRALRAHRKFRGIPARTADAALIATWNIANLGTQLRRDTDFALIAEMLSWFDIVAVQEVNDNFADLVYIVQLMGTKYRYVMSDAAGNNERMAFVYDSRKIKLAEEIGEVAFPPSQYKSVRVDGVTGAFAGFDRSPYLATFVADHFSLTLLNVHLYFGGEQEAHIHRRALETAAVARWSRIRAGSKYATTRDVLALGDFNMPRGEPGNLVYGAATQAGLKRPLHSSQVASAIASDNQYDQILYFPEQTEPKLKAMGVFDYDTAIFSSLWQGAAAQDRVKFSAYLRYYMSDHRPVWCQMSMREE